Proteins from one Coturnix japonica isolate 7356 chromosome 5, Coturnix japonica 2.1, whole genome shotgun sequence genomic window:
- the LOC116653515 gene encoding transcription initiation factor TFIID subunit 4-like, whose amino-acid sequence MAICGITKVGSQGREHPDGLETKTGEKRWGWVPPGQHTRNRARTARTAKAAERGEAAVEAGMGRGASPGARRLGRERGGGRGGAEHRGQPGEGGVGREGAEEAAPTGKGPEGLSPLPEEPRASRTNGRPFLGVPRSRRTARRHFGSAPSSAGSADPDPPPPSPLKAPLGQTAGGAASHIPPGHPHSPLHCRCRHLPAHEPRSRLGARSALEGRGVANRIARPRPPRPPSYCQGPQRISAPGLCRWMAQTPLAFTIGCAVTAAPGRSRPSVSALGRLHGYHRAGPFPSAVTGWEAGAEAEPPFQTAAKAPRCGWALGHGLRREQVETWLGSSPPPGRAAPAGPGCSTLVLLHSAPLPSGPRVPDASRPLSPQGAGPRDSISKACGISCLSPAGCFPRCPSSSNLRLERTAQRFGRFALGFGAAGHLALRARKLGEESRKMCACTAGAGSQADMSQP is encoded by the exons ATGGCTATTTGCGGGATAActaa GGTGGGCTCCCAGGGCCGGGAACACCCCGACGGGCTCGAGACAAAGACAGGAGAGAAGCGCTGGGGCTGGGTCCCCCCCGGGCAGCACACAAGGAACCGAGCCAGGACAGCGCGAACAGCGAAGGCGGCGGAGCGGGGGGAGGCGGCGGTGGAGGCGGGCATGGGGCGGGGAGCGAGCCCGGGCGCACGCAGGCTGGGGAGGGAGCGCGGCGGGGGCCGAGGCGGGGCTGAGCATCGGGGGCAGCCGGGGGAGGGCGGCGTAGGAAGGGAAGGGGCCGAGGAGGCGGCCCCGACGGGGAAGGGCCCTGAGGGGCTCTCACCGCTTCCCGAGGAGCCGCGTGCGAGCCGGACCAACGGGCGGCCGTTCCTCGGCGTCCCGCGCTCCCGGCGAACCGCCCGCCGCCATTTTGGATCCGCTCCCTCCTCCGCGGGCTCCGCAGACCCCGACCCCCCCCCGCCCTCCCCGCTCAAAGCCCCGTTGGGACAAACAGCGGGCGGTGCCGCATCCCACATCCCGCCCGGCCATCCCCACTCACCGCTCCACTGCCGCTGCCGTCACCTCCCGGCACACGAGCCCCGCTCCCGCCTCGGCGCTCGCTCCGCGCTTGAGGGAAGGGGCGTAGCCAACCGTATagcccggccccgccccccTCGCCCGCCATCTTATTGTCAGGGCCCACAAAGGATCTCGGCCCCCGGGCTGTGCCGTTGGATGGCGCAAACGCCGCTCGCCTTTACGATTGGATGCGCCGTCACCGCGGCTCCCGGCCGCTCCCGCCCCTCAGTCTCGGCGCTGGGGAGGCTGCACGGTTACCATAGAGCCGGGCCCTTCCCCTCGGCCGTGACAGGCTGGGAGGCGGGGGCCGAGGCGGAGCCCCCGTTTCAAACAGCAGCCAAAGCCCCGCGGTGTGGCTGGGCTCTGGGCCACGGGCTCCGGCGGGAGCAGGTTGAGACCTGGCTCGGCAGCAGCCCGCCCCCAGGCCGTGCCGCCCCCGCTGGGCCGGGCTGCTCCACTCTCGTTTTGCTCCACTCCGCGCCGCTTCCCTCAGGGCCGAGAGTCCCCGACGCCTCCCGCCCCCTCAGCCCGCAGGGTGCCGGGCCCCGTGACTCCATTAGCAAGGCTTGTGGCATTTCCTGTCTGAGCCCCGCAGGCTGCTTCCCTCGGTGTCCCAGCAGCTCCAACCTTCGTCTTGAGCGAACGGCCCAACGCTTTGGACGCTTCGCTCTTGGCTTTGGTGCTGCGGGACATCT GGCCCTGAGGGCCAGAAAGCTGGGTGAGGAGAGCAGGAAAATGTGCGCTTGCACTGCCGGTGCTGGGAGCCAAGCAGACATGAGTCAGCCTTGA
- the GPR132 gene encoding probable G-protein coupled receptor 132 has protein sequence MSIRNENNSWEKIMGDNASCNSIERDNITICLDIPYKDSKILLIAVYSIVFAIGLPANCLTSLLTLAQIRRNNAIAIYIFSLSLCDLMYLSTLPIWIIYVQQDHQWTMGEQVCRLTGFIFFCNIYISILLLCCISMDRYVALVYALESRGRRGRKKAIIIVCFLVAVVAVIHSPIFKMTSLHNKNCFETLPLDKTLASFSFARFLFGFVIPFTILIFTNYKIFQRTKTSDSVTCHQKAKVKYLAIAIIVIFLMCFAPYHVVLLIRAIYFMFHQDCSCSFEKSIYSVFTGFLCLSTANGIADPIIYVLTSENVRKDFYRSLRRWKSNSSRLNSSINHKTDSSKLKRQKESQEGVLREENRETSSSSHVQETICSHNSQDPEGGS, from the exons ATGTCCATCAGAAATG aaaataacagctgGGAAAAAATCATGGGAGATAATGCATCCTGTAACTCAATTGAAAGGGATAATATCACTATTTGCCTGGATATTCCCTACAAAGACAGCAAGATACTTCTAATTGCTGTTTACAGCATTGTTTTTGCCATTGGTCTTCCAGCAAATTGCTTAACATCCCTGCTCACACTTGCACAAATCCGAAGGAATAATGCAATTGCCAtatacattttcagtttatcaTTGTGTGATCTGATGTATTTAAGTACCTTGCCTATCTGGATTATCTACGTGCAACAGGATCACCAGTGGACTATGGGTGAACAGGTTTGCAGATTGACAGGattcatatttttctgcaaCATATACATCAGCATTCTGCTTTTATGCTGTATTTCTATGGATCGTTATGTGGCACTGGTGTATGCTCTGGAATCAAGAGGGAGAAGAGGACGTAAAAAGGCAATCATAATAGTatgttttcttgttgctgtggTTGCAGTAATCCACAGTCCAATATTTAAAATGACTAGTTTACATAACAAGAACTGCTTTGAGACCTTACCCCTTGACAAAACACTGGCTTCTTTCAGCTTTGCCAGATTCCTGTTTGGGTTTGTCATACCTTTCACAATTCTCATCTTCACCAACTACAAGATTttccaaagaacaaaaacaagtgaCAGTGTGACTTGTCACCAAAAAGCCAAAGTGAAGTATCTGGCAATTGCCATCATTGTCATTTTCCTGATGTGCTTTGCTCCCTACCACGTGGTACTCTTAATAAGAGCCATATACTTTATGTTTCATCAGGATTGCTCGTGTTCATTTGAAAAAAGCATATATTCAGTTTTTACAGGGTTTTTGTGTTTATCAACTGCAAATGGCATTGCCGATCCTATCATCTACGTGCTGACTAGTGAAAACGTCAGGAAAGATTTCTATAGAAGTCTGAGAAGGTGGAAATCAAACTCATCCAGGCTCAACTCATCCATTAATCATAAGACTGACAGCAGCAAattgaaaaggcaaaaagaatcACAGGAAGGAGtattaagggaagaaaacagagagacaTCAAGTTCATCACATGTGCAGGAGACCATATGCAGTCATAATAGCCAAGACCCAGAAGGTGGTAGCTAG